The Caenorhabditis elegans chromosome I genome includes the window TTTGACAACAATTATGAATGTGTTGCTGATTACGAtgaatgaatttattttcatatgtCATCCATTAAGATATTCGTCTATTGTTACAAGGTAAGTGGTTTTATGTTAAAATGTGGAGTGAGATATAGgattaaaaactaataaaaaacattttgaatttttaagattgtaccgaattttcagtcacagttttgataaattgaaaaaatgttgacaaTTTCGAACTTTCCATGAGAGTTATAGAATTCTCGCATGTTTGAAGTTCTCTGTGTaagaaaatatctaaaaacgatttttttgtcaataactatttttaaaactgggtctcgccacgatctcagTCACCGTGACTGGTACATGTGCCAATTTTGGCagatttctttttaattttttgccttGTCTAAATAACCTCCTTTTCAGATGCCGCGTACTCTGGGCAATTGTATTGAGCTGGCTGCTAGCATTCGTCCTCACAGTACTCAATATGTTGACGAGCACCCGACAGAGAAGTGTTATGATTGACACAGAATGTGAAAATGGTACGATTTCTATCTGAAAAAGGGATAAAAGGAttttaattggatttttttgttcagaaatgaTGAGTGGAGCCTCGTTTTGCATAAAACATCAGGAGACGTCTTTGTCACATTATTTCGTGTTTCATATGATTCTCATTGCATTTTGTCTTATATGTCTTGCAATCACCGCCAGCTGCTACTTTATTCTCTTTAGGTATGAAAttcgtttcgaaaaaaaaaagtctaaaattctgaaataccgcaaaaaatcgggaaaaaattaGTCAAAGTACGAATAATCCAtagatttaacaaaaatatatcgTGAATTCATAAAAGTATGACACTtcagtttaaaggcacatgtTGTTTTACTGAGTGAGTCTCGCCACGATCCCTGCACAGGGATCCCTACAGGTTCCAAATTTTATAGAGACTTCATATGATGTAGATAATGAagtctagaaagttttaaattctaaagttCTATGctcttttaatttaaaaaatttccagaataatCACAAAACTTGTACGAGCCGATGTCAAATACCAAGCTGAAACTGATCTTCTGAAAGAAGATCATTCACACGGAAAATCGATTGCTCGTCGAAAGAAGTACGTGCTAATGATTGGAAGTGTCATTTTGGTATATTCAGTATATCTAACCACTTATGCAGTTATTCAAGGAATGCATCTTGTTAATATCActaggtattttttaaatatcaaatctTAAATAATAAACacgaattcatttttttcagcagaaGCAAAGGAATTCCAGTTCATGCCAGAAGTGGatacattttcacaaaatacacGTGTTATTTGTTCATCTCATTTCATTCACTTCTTCAGCCACTTTGTTTCATGAgaatgcgggaatttagaaatattctgaaaaggTATCGTAATTTCACAAGATTTTGACATGCCTACTTGAAGGCGCACGGATTAATTCAaatgggtctcggcgcgcaaaagtttatggtaggCTTTTTGCGgctcttttaatttttaacagaaaaatgacaaaattcgCTATATATGTAataatttcatcgaaaatgcAAGGAAGACAGCggcgaaaatttaaaaaaaaccaccatAAACTTTTGCGGgtcgagacccatctgaagaaacatatgcgcctttaagaaggcATGTGAATAAATACACGACATGTCGCGACATAAcgagaacacaaaattctgagaatgcgtattgcgcaaaatatctcgtagcaaaaactacagtaattctctAAATTATTACTGTagtgcttgtgtcgatttatgggctcgaatttcgaaatgaatttctGTTCGAATTGTGACAGCGATTTCAACTTTCTTTACAATTAGTTTTTTCGTatcattagtttttttgattttttgctcaatttcaatatctataaataatttatttcaaaactcgggcccgtaaatcggcacaatcactacagtagtcatttaaagaattactgtagttttcgcgacgagatattttgcgcttcaaatatgttgcgcgtTTCTCAGAACTTTGTGTTTCCGTAATAACTAAAAATGCAATGAAACCACTGAAGAAGttaaatcttcaatttttcagaactatttTCCCCTGCCTAACAAAAACCGATCCGATCTTGACAACGGATGTATTCAAGCGTCACAGTCAACCGACTGATATTTAATAACTTATTTCTTCCATCTCCATTAATGTtttgtatcaaatttttctggtCGCTCCCAAGAATCTCATCGCtatttttctatgaaacttgattttcaaaatttaaaaaaagttttattaaaaaaaaaaacatcttactagaaaagaaacaaagaaCGTATATAAAGTGTCGAACGATTGCGAAAAAGCTAAATATTACAGAAAATGTTTGGTCAAATACGGGAAAAAACGATAGATTATATTCTCACgatataaataaatttgagaTTTGAGATTCTCAAACAACAGCTAGATgctctaaaatttgaaacaaacagagaataattaaaacaataatGTGACTCGGATAAAAATTCTTTTAGAATTCTGCGTCTACCATCAGATAGTCGAAGTCTTCTTCCTCCTTTATGGTTCCCTCGTCGCATTGACTAGTCAGGTCAGGAAGGCTGTACTGATCAATAGTCGACGGCTGCTCCGATGTACTTTCCACGTTTGTGTAGTCGATTGGAACATCTACATGTCCGAGCGATTTCTGCTTAATCCTTTCGCGAATTTCCTTCATCAGTTTGGAGTCTCTTTCctgcttttttgaatttgcgaCATTATTCAGGAACTTGATGGAAGACTCGTGAGCATTGAATGTGGATTGGAAGAAGAcgagatggctgaaaaatattcttaatCAATATATATGGTTTTAAAATACTCACGTAAATGGTTCCTGCCATAATAATTCGTCCGGATATTTGATGTCGTTCTTGTCAATAAATCCTGAATgttgattttgaattgaagATCGACTGTATCCATGAACGGACTTTGGAGCACTGAAAACATAATATTTATTCATGATATTTCTCTTAACAATTACTTGTAGCTCGCGATCTTCTCCGAAAAAGGGTTCATATTTAGTTCGACGGCC containing:
- the F57C9.6 gene encoding G-protein coupled receptors family 1 profile domain-containing protein (Confirmed by transcript evidence), which gives rise to MTEMTMTEEMMREWIQSQMGGGSGTAKKGVVPATEEMEWSTVGGRFGMAYIAFGILAILVNIVIFACIIIRRRTTSSHVFYIIILNFTIIDTIKGICSVLFALKLLTFNMATDGSMWTVRVDQYSGVLLRFTNLTTIMNVLLITMNEFIFICHPLRYSSIVTRCRVLWAIVLSWLLAFVLTVLNMLTSTRQRSVMIDTECENEMMSGASFCIKHQETSLSHYFVFHMILIAFCLICLAITASCYFILFRIITKLVRADVKYQAETDLLKEDHSHGKSIARRKKYVLMIGSVILVYSVYLTTYAVIQGMHLVNITSRSKGIPVHARSGYIFTKYTCYLFISFHSLLQPLCFMRMREFRNILKRTIFPCLTKTDPILTTDVFKRHSQPTDI